A stretch of DNA from Candidatus Pantoea bituminis:
TCCGTTTTTAAAGAATGTCGAGCACCGCTTCCGGTGGTCGACCCAGCCGCGCCTGCTCGCCGTTGATCACAATTGGCCGCTCAAGAAGCCTGGGATTCGCCACCAGCGCGTTAATTAACTCACTTTCACTTTTGTCAGCCTCACCGAGCGCCAGCGCTTTATAGAGATCTTCTTTATTGCGCATGAGCTGCCGTGCGCTGGTCATACCGAGCTTTTTCAACAAAATTTGCAGCATTTCACGATCCGGTGGGGTCTCCAGATAAAGTACCACTTCCGGTTCAATGCCGCGTGCTGTGAGCAGTGCCAGCGTTTCGCGGCTCTTACTACAGCGCGGGTTGTGATAAATGGTCACCATTATCGTTATCCTTTTTGATACTGCTTAAAGCGTTGTTGCAGCTGACGTAACTGGTCAATGCGCGCATCATAACGCGCTTGCTGCAGACTACCGAGTGGAACCTGGGTGCTGGCACGGCTCAACGCAGAAATGGCTTGATCGAGCTGGCCGTTAAGCGCCAGACTTTCCGCACGCGCCGAAAGTTCTTCATCATTCAAACCCTGTTGTGCAGAGGCCTGCGCCAGCAAATCCCAGCCATTGGGATCATCTTTATTCGCCCAGGTATAGCGATTCAGGATGCGGCTGGCATTGGCGGGTTGTTTGGCTTCGACGTAGGCATTGGCAAGGTTGAGCTGTACCACCGGACTGTTTTTCGCGCCGCTGGCCCCGTTGA
This window harbors:
- the arsC gene encoding arsenate reductase (glutaredoxin) (This arsenate reductase requires both glutathione and glutaredoxin to convert arsenate to arsenite, after which the efflux transporter formed by ArsA and ArsB can extrude the arsenite from the cell, providing resistance.); amino-acid sequence: MVTIYHNPRCSKSRETLALLTARGIEPEVVLYLETPPDREMLQILLKKLGMTSARQLMRNKEDLYKALALGEADKSESELINALVANPRLLERPIVINGEQARLGRPPEAVLDIL